From one Scophthalmus maximus strain ysfricsl-2021 chromosome 19, ASM2237912v1, whole genome shotgun sequence genomic stretch:
- the rorb gene encoding nuclear receptor ROR-beta gives MRAQIEVIPCKICGDKSSGIHYGVITCEGCKGFFRRSQQNNAAYSCPRQRNCLIDRTNRNRCQHCRLQKCLALGMSRDAVKFGRMSKKQRDSLYAEVQKHQARLQEQRQQQTGEAEALARVYSSSLTNGLSTLNHEIGGTYANGHVIELPKGGHGNGGGVPGGYYGMDSTQPSPDQSGLDMSGMKHIKQEPVYDLTPVPNLFSYGGYQDSQLGPNNVSMGELDRIAQNIIKSHLETCQYTTEELQQLAWQTHSYEEVKMYQSKPRDVLWQQCAIQITHAIQYVVEFAKRISGFMELCQNDQILLLKSGCLEVVLVRMCRAFNPLNNTVLFEGKYGGMQMFKALGCDELVSAVFDFAKSLCSLQLTEEEIALFSAAVLISTDRPWLMEPRKVQKLQEKIYFALQHIMQKNHMDEDALAKLISRIPTLSALCTLHTEELQAFQQLHPETVNVLFPPLYKELFNPDPNSAMAMPK, from the exons ATGCGAG CCCAAATCGAAGTTATACCGTGCAAAATCTGCGGAGACAAATCATCAGGTATCCACTACGGAGTCATTACATGTGAGGGATGTAAG GGTTTCTTCAGACGGAGTCAGCAGAACAATGCAGCCTACTCCTGCCCCCGCCAGAGGAACTGCCTCATCGACAGAACAAACCGCAACCGCTGCCAACACTGCCGCCTGCAGAAATGTCTCGCCCTAGGAATGTCCAGAGATG CGGTTAAGTTTGGCCGCATGTCCAAGAAGCAACGTGACAGCCTGTACGCGGAGGTCCAGAAGCACCAGGCACGGCTgcaggagcagcggcagcagcagacaggcGAAGCAGAAGCTCTGGCACGTGTTTACTCATCCAGCCTAACCAATGGACTGTCCACCCTTAACCATGAGATTGGGGGCACCTACGCAAATGGTCATGTCATTGAGCTGCCCAAAGGTGGCCATGGTAATGGAGGCGGAGTCCCTGGGGGCTACTATGGGATGGATTCCACCCAGCCATCTCCCGACCAGTCAGGTTTGGACATGTCGGGCATGAAGCACATTAAGCAGGAGCCAGTGTACGACCTGACGCCAGTGCCCAACCTGTTCAGCTATGGAGGCTACCAGGACAGTCAGCTGGGACCCAATAATGTCAGCATGGGAGAGCTGG ACCGTATTGCTCAGAATATAATCAAGTCCCACTTGGAGACATGTCAGTACAcaacagaggagctgcagcagctagCCTGGCAGACGCACTCCTACGAAGAGGTCAAGATGTACCAGAGCAAG CCACGGGACGTGCTGTGGCAGCAGTGTGCCATCCAGATCACCCATGCAATCCAGTACGTGGTGGAGTTTGCCAAGCGCATCTCAGGGTTCATGGAACTGTGCCAGAATGACCAGATCCTCCTGCTCAAGTCTG GTTGTTTGGAGGTAGTCTTGGTGCGGATGTGCAGGGCGTTCAACCCTCTCAACAACACTGTGCTCTTTGAAGGGAAGTACGGAGGCATGCAGATGTTCAAAGCTCTAG GTTGTGATGAATTGGTGAGTGCAGTGTTTGACTTTGCCAAGAGTTTGTGTTCACTGcagctgacagaggaggagatcgCTCTATTCTCAGCAGCTGTACTAATTTCCACAG atCGGCCATGGCTGATGGAGCCCCGGAAAGTCCAGAAGCTCCAGGAGAAGATCTACTTTGCTCTGCAGCACATTATGCAGAAGAACCACATGGACGAAGATGCACTGGCTAAG CTGATCAGCCGAATCCCAACGTTGTCAGCCCTGTGCACTCTCCACACCGAGGAGCTCCAGGCTTTCCAGCAGCTCCACCCAGAAACAGTCAACGTCCTCTTCCCTCCGCTTTACAAAGAACTCTTCAATCCCGACCCCAACTCCGCCATGGCCATGCCCAAGTGA